The Faecalibacter bovis genome includes the window AAAATCATATATTTCATCGCCTGTGGAAATGGCATTTTTTGAATCTTTTCAACAATTAAAGCCAACAAAACATAATTAGTATTTGAATAGAAAAATCCTGTATTTACATTTCTTACAAGCCCTACATTATGTTTTGCAAAAACATCTAAAACTTGTTGATTGGTAATTGGATTGTTTCTATCTTCTAATTTCAAATCCCAAAGCACATTTGCATAATTTGGCAAACCACTACGGTGATTTAAAAGATGACGAATTGTAGTTTCCTCGTAAGGAAATGTGGGTAAAATTGTATTAACTTTTTGATCTAATTTTATCTTATTGGTTTCAACAAGTTTCAAAATTGCCATACTTGTCAATACTTTAGATATCGAAGCAATATGAATTGGAGTTTCCGCAGTAACCGCAATATTTTTATCTAAATTAGCTAAACCAGAATATTGTTCGAAAACAATTTTTCCATTTTTAGCAATCAATAAACCTCCACTAACTTTAGATCCTTCCCAAAATTCTTTATAAAATTTAGTTGCACTACTTTTATAATGTTCCAGTTGTTGAGCAGTTAAAACAGGATGTTTTGTTTCGTTGTTCCAATCAATAGAATCATATCTCGGTGGTGCATTAGGATCGATTGTTTTAGTACTTTCTTTGGCTGATTCTTTTCCACAACTCGTAAAAATTAATGCAAAAGAAACAGCCATAACACTTAAAATTCTCATTTAAAATATTTAACCATTTTCTAACCTAAAAAGCTAAATTAAATAATATTTTTTTGTGTCAACTACAAATCGATTTATTTTAATAAAGTTTTAATTTTTCTTAGAAAATTGCGATTTAAATTCACCCAAAATAACACTTGTTGCAACTGCTACATTAAGACTTTCAGTGCTACCATTTTTACCAAAAAATGGAATACTTATTTTATGAGTTGTTAAATTTTCAATTTCTTTAGAAATACCATTCGCCTCGTTACCCATTACTAAAATTCCTTCTTGTGGAAGTTCATTTCCGTAAATAGAATCACCTTCCATAAAGGTTCCGAAAATATTTCCTTTGTAATTTTGTAAATATTCTTTTAGATCAATGTAATGAACATTTACACGAGAAAATGAACCCATTGTAGACATAATTACTTTAGGATTATACAAATCCACCGACTCTTTCGTACACAAAACATGCTCGATCCCAAACCAGTCAGCTAATCGTACTATTGTTCCCAAATTCCCTGGATCGCGTATATCATCTAATGCAATAGCTAATCCTTCGAAATTTTTTAAATCTGTATTTTGAGGAAGCTCACATAAAGCTAATCCAACATTTGGAGTCGTTAAATAACTAATTTTCTTTAAATCTTTTTCATCGATTATAGTTTTCTTAATCGATTTTTCTTCAGGCCACAAATCCTCAGTAATAAATAATTCTTTAACTTTTATAGAACTTTTTATAACTTCTCCTATATTTTTAACACCTTCTACGACAAACAAATTATATTTTTGTCTATATTTTTTAGATCCTAAAGAAGTTATTATTTTTATAACGTTATTCGATAACATATTTTATGCGTAAAAAAATCACTGCAAATATAGCACTTATCTATGGCTTAACTTTAATTTTATCTGGTTGTAGTACGACAGAGAAAGTTCCTGAAGGTGAGTATTTATTTGTGAAAAATAATTTTGATTACGATGACAACGATCCGGACATCAAAAAGAAGAAAAAAAATATAGATGCTGATCTTAGTGAATATGTAAAGCAAAAACCTGCCGCAAAGTTTTTAGGCTTTATTCCTCTATGGCAATGGGTTTATAATTGGTCTCCAAAAGAATTGGACCAAACTTTCGAGGAATATTATCGCGTCGATGAAAACAATCGTAACCAAAAATTATTAGATAGTTTACTTACAAAAAATAATCTACCACAATATGTTGGTCAGAATTTGTGGAAAGAACGTTTTTTCTATCACAAAGGTGATGCACCAGTATTATTAGATGAAGAATTATCTGAATTTTCTGCTGAAAATTTGAATCGCCTTTTTCATGATAAAGGTTATTTCGACTCGAAAGTAGTTGTGGATTATGATAAAAATGAGAAGGCTAAAAAAGCTGAAACTAATTATCATATAGAATTAGGTGAACCATCTTATATCGAAAGTTTTAAAAATAAAATTTCTGACAGAGAGATTAAAGAATTTTTAACCGAAGATCGTGATCAATACAACGGAATAAACCTTTTCGGGAAGCGTAAAATCGTGCGCACGAACTACATGTCAGAATCTAAAATTGTTGCTGGTAAACAATATAATTTTGATGATTTTGAAAATGAACGTGACCGTATTGTCGATTTATTAAAAAATCGTGGTTATTATGATTTTAATGATTCTGGTGAAGATTTATACTTCGAAGCGGATACGCTTAAAAGTGATAAACGACTTGATGTAACTCTATTTATCGACAAATTTGTACAAGACACTTTGGTAAAAGATAGTACAAGACAATTTTTAAGATACAACTGGGGAAATATTAACGTTTACACAGATGCAAGATCAAATAATAATATTAATTACGATTCTATAAACTCTGAAGAATATGATGGGTATACCATTAATTATATTGGAAATAAAAAATACAAACCTCGTTATTATACAGACGCTTTTGTCATAAGACCTGGTCAAATTTTTAGACAACGACAAGAAATTCAAACGAAAAGAAATATTTTCAAAAGAGAGAATTTAAACTTACATAAATTTGATGTAATTCGTCGTGATTCTTTGTTGGATGTTAATGTATATTTTACTCCAAAAAAGAAGTACGATCTTAATCTATTTTTAGAAAGTTACGCTTCTCAATACATGAATTTTGCTATATCTCCCGGGGTTACGCTAACAACTCGTAATTTATTTGGAGGTGGTGAAAATTTAGAAACTACTTTAAAAGGAAATCTTGGATCTGTTGATAAAGATTTTACAGATAGCGATAAGTTTTTAAATGCATACGAAATTGCCTTAGAAACTCGTCTTAAATTACCTTATTTATTAGCACCAAAATTCATCGAAAGTTGGGTTCCTAGAAGATTCGTGTCTGAATCTTACATCCGCATGAATGCTAGTACCCAACGCAATGTAGGATTGGATCGTGTATCGTATGGTTTCGGTTTAGATATGGATTTAACAAGTGGCGAATTTCAACACAAAATCTCGTTTTTTAATACCGAATTTGTTAATAACTCAAAGAAAGATCGCTATTACACTATTTTCCAAGCTGATAACGATCGTAAAAATATTGTTCTTAATGATTATTTCCAATACAATGATACCTATCTTGATGATTACAATAATGGTTTAATTACAGATGATGAGATGACCGACATTATCCAAGATGATATTGGGTATCGAAATTCATTAACAGGTGATGAAGCCAGAAATTATGTCGCTTTCGAAGATATGTTATACCGAAAAGCAAGTATTTCACAAAATATTTTAATCAATTCATTTATATATCAGTTTACCTACAATCAAGAAAATGCTTTTCGTACGGTTCCAAATCCTTGGTATGGATCTGCGAGAATCGAATTAGCTGGTAATTTATTGAATGTATTAGACAAAACTTTCGGATTTAATAAAGGTTATGATGAATTAGGAAATGAAACCGGAATGGTGTTCGGAATTCCATATTCACAATTCATAAAATTTGATTTAGAAGTTCGAAAAAAATGGAAAGTTGGCTTAAATTCAGAAGTTGCAACTCGTGGAGCATTTGGAATTATAAAACCATACGGCAATACAGATTTTACGCCATTTGTTCGTAGTTATTCTGCCGGTGGATCAAATGATGTTCGTGGTTGGTGGCCGTTAACTTTAGGTCCAGCCGATCGTCCAGCTATGTCAGATGTAAATCGTGAAAGTTTAGCTTTTGAAAGTATGAAATTACTTTTCAATGCAGAATACCGTTACCGTATGACTGATATGTTCGAAGTTGCTTATTTCTTAGACGCTGGTAACATTTGGTCTGTAACAGATGATCGTGCTGAATATAAATTCAAATTCAGCGAATTTTATAAACAATTTGGTATCGGAACTGGTTTCGGACTTAGAATGCACATCGGTAACTTTGCAATTGTACGTTTTGACCTTGGTTATAAACTATACAACCCTGCTTATCAAGAAGGTGATAGATGGCAATTTGACAATATAAATATCCTAAAACCAAGATTACACTTCGGAATTAATTATCCATTCTAAAAAAAACATATCTTTGTTTAACTAAAATAAAACACAATGAGTAGAAAATTTCCTGCCGGAGTAGCAACCGGAGCTTTAGTCCAAGAGATTATTAATGATGCAAAAGCCAACCAATATGCATTACCAGCTTGTAATGTTACTGGATCTTCTACAGTAAATGCAGCAATGGAAGCCGCAGTAGAAGCTAATGCACCTGTAATCATTCAATATTCAAACGGAGGAGCTATTTACAATGCAGGTAAAGGTTTGAAAGCTGAAGGACAAATTGCAGCTATTAAAGGAGCAATTGCAGGAGCTAAACACATCCACGAGTTAGCTGAAGCTTACGGCGCAACTGTAATTTTACATACAGATCACTGTGCTAAGAAATTATTACCATGGATTGATGGTATTATGGATGCTAACGAAGATTTCTATAACAAAACAGGAAAAACATTATACTCTTCTCACATGTTAGATTTATCTGAAGAGCCTTTAGAGGAAAATGTTGAAACTTGTAAAAGATACTTAGAGAGAATGTCTAAAATCGGAATGACTTTAGAAATGGAATTAGGTATCACTGGTGGTGAAGAAGATGGTGTTGATAACTCTAACGTAGACAACTCATTATTATACACACAACCTGAAGAAGTTGCTTATGTTTACGAAAATTTAAAGT containing:
- a CDS encoding serine hydrolase domain-containing protein, which translates into the protein MRILSVMAVSFALIFTSCGKESAKESTKTIDPNAPPRYDSIDWNNETKHPVLTAQQLEHYKSSATKFYKEFWEGSKVSGGLLIAKNGKIVFEQYSGLANLDKNIAVTAETPIHIASISKVLTSMAILKLVETNKIKLDQKVNTILPTFPYEETTIRHLLNHRSGLPNYANVLWDLKLEDRNNPITNQQVLDVFAKHNVGLVRNVNTGFFYSNTNYVLLALIVEKIQKMPFPQAMKYMIFDPVGMTDTFVFEYDKHKDVVSESYGYRGTKWDWDHLDKTYGDKNIYSTPRDLLKLDQAMYSDKFLPKAIKDEAFKGYSYESKGYKNYGLGMRMLEYENGERLLYHNGWWHGNNTVFVHDVRNSFTIIALGNKQNKSIYSAFRLAGLHETYPIKLPSKDSIDNVD
- the tamL gene encoding translocation and assembly module lipoprotein TamL — translated: MRKKITANIALIYGLTLILSGCSTTEKVPEGEYLFVKNNFDYDDNDPDIKKKKKNIDADLSEYVKQKPAAKFLGFIPLWQWVYNWSPKELDQTFEEYYRVDENNRNQKLLDSLLTKNNLPQYVGQNLWKERFFYHKGDAPVLLDEELSEFSAENLNRLFHDKGYFDSKVVVDYDKNEKAKKAETNYHIELGEPSYIESFKNKISDREIKEFLTEDRDQYNGINLFGKRKIVRTNYMSESKIVAGKQYNFDDFENERDRIVDLLKNRGYYDFNDSGEDLYFEADTLKSDKRLDVTLFIDKFVQDTLVKDSTRQFLRYNWGNINVYTDARSNNNINYDSINSEEYDGYTINYIGNKKYKPRYYTDAFVIRPGQIFRQRQEIQTKRNIFKRENLNLHKFDVIRRDSLLDVNVYFTPKKKYDLNLFLESYASQYMNFAISPGVTLTTRNLFGGGENLETTLKGNLGSVDKDFTDSDKFLNAYEIALETRLKLPYLLAPKFIESWVPRRFVSESYIRMNASTQRNVGLDRVSYGFGLDMDLTSGEFQHKISFFNTEFVNNSKKDRYYTIFQADNDRKNIVLNDYFQYNDTYLDDYNNGLITDDEMTDIIQDDIGYRNSLTGDEARNYVAFEDMLYRKASISQNILINSFIYQFTYNQENAFRTVPNPWYGSARIELAGNLLNVLDKTFGFNKGYDELGNETGMVFGIPYSQFIKFDLEVRKKWKVGLNSEVATRGAFGIIKPYGNTDFTPFVRSYSAGGSNDVRGWWPLTLGPADRPAMSDVNRESLAFESMKLLFNAEYRYRMTDMFEVAYFLDAGNIWSVTDDRAEYKFKFSEFYKQFGIGTGFGLRMHIGNFAIVRFDLGYKLYNPAYQEGDRWQFDNINILKPRLHFGINYPF
- the fbaA gene encoding class II fructose-bisphosphate aldolase, whose protein sequence is MSRKFPAGVATGALVQEIINDAKANQYALPACNVTGSSTVNAAMEAAVEANAPVIIQYSNGGAIYNAGKGLKAEGQIAAIKGAIAGAKHIHELAEAYGATVILHTDHCAKKLLPWIDGIMDANEDFYNKTGKTLYSSHMLDLSEEPLEENVETCKRYLERMSKIGMTLEMELGITGGEEDGVDNSNVDNSLLYTQPEEVAYVYENLKSVSDNFWIAAAFGNVHGVYKPGNVVLTPKILDNSQKYIQEKFGVEKDVNFVFHGGSGSTLEEIREAISYGVIKMNIDTDLQYAYMEGVRKYFDANVAYLQGQIGNPEGAEVPNKKYYDPRVWLRAGEVSFKERMIQAFHDLNNVNTLG
- a CDS encoding TrmH family RNA methyltransferase; this encodes MLSNNVIKIITSLGSKKYRQKYNLFVVEGVKNIGEVIKSSIKVKELFITEDLWPEEKSIKKTIIDEKDLKKISYLTTPNVGLALCELPQNTDLKNFEGLAIALDDIRDPGNLGTIVRLADWFGIEHVLCTKESVDLYNPKVIMSTMGSFSRVNVHYIDLKEYLQNYKGNIFGTFMEGDSIYGNELPQEGILVMGNEANGISKEIENLTTHKISIPFFGKNGSTESLNVAVATSVILGEFKSQFSKKN